From a single Brassica oleracea var. oleracea cultivar TO1000 chromosome C5, BOL, whole genome shotgun sequence genomic region:
- the LOC106292973 gene encoding putative serine/threonine-protein kinase produces the protein MGCSWFSRRRGRPSEVDDGGIASIQNVKIYKYKEIRQATDDFNPHNKIGEGGFGSVYKGHLKDGKIAAIKVLSAESRQGVKEFLTEINVISEIQHENLVKLYGCCVEGNHRILVYNYLENNSLDKTLLAGGYTRSGIQFDWRTRAKICIGVAKGLSFLHEEVRPHIIHRDIKASNILLDRDLSPKISDFGLARLMPPNMTHVSTRVAGTIGYLAPEYAVRGQLTRKADIYSFGVLLMEIVSARSNKNTRLPTEYQYLLERAWELYERNELVDLVDTGLNGVFDAEEACRYLKIGLLCTQDSPKLRPTMSTVVKLLTGEKDIDTRKITRPGLISDFMDLKVRGPVVKTKPDDEVNRNNYTNPSSYNASSSSGTIDNSNAYSSGASSAAAVSSFSSTI, from the exons ATGGGTTGCTCCTGGTTCTCACGGAGGAGAGGAAGACCTTCTGAAGTTGATGATGGAG GAATCGCATCGATACAAAACGTAAAGATTTACAAATACAAAGAGATTCGTCAGGCGACAGATGATTTCAATCCCCACAATAAAATTGGTGAAGGAGGGTTTGGTTCTGTGTACAAG GGCCATCTTAAAGATGGAAAGATCGCAGCTATCAAAGTCCTCTCGGCTGAGTCAAGACAAGGCGTTAAAGAGTTTTTGACTGAGATCAACGTGATATCAGAGATACAGCATGAGAATCTTGTCAAGCTTTATGGTTGCTGCGTGGAAGGGAATCACAGGATTCTCGTTTACAACTACCTCGAGAACAATAGCCTTGACAAGACCCTTCTAG CTGGGGGATACACTCGGAGTGGGATACAGTTTGATTGGAGAACTCGAGCCAAGATCTGCATTGGGGTTGCTAAAGGTCTTTCCTTTCTTCACGAAGAAGTAAGGCCACACATTATCCACAGAGATATCAAGGCGAGCAACATTCTACTTGACAGAGACTTATCCCCCAAGATCTCTGATTTTGGACTCGCCAGGCTTATGCCACCCAACATGACTCATGTCAGCACTCGTGTCGCTGGTACAAT TGGTTATTTAGCTCCGGAGTATGCTGTTAGAGGACAGTTGACGCGTAAAGCAGATATATACAGCTTTGGAGTCCTTCTGATGGAGATAGTCAGTGCAAGAAGCAACAAAAACACTCGGCTACCCACTGAGTATCAATATCTCCTAGAAAGA GCTTGGGAACTTTATGAGCGGAATGAGCTCGTGGATCTTGTCGACACAGGGCTAAACGGAGTCTTCGACGCAGAGGAAGCTTGCCGGTACCTAAAAATCGGTCTTCTGTGCACGCAAGACAGTCCAAAGCTGAGACCAACGATGTCCACGGTGGTGAAGCTGCTGACAGGGGAGAAGGATATAGACACAAGGAAAATAACCAGGCCGGGTTTGATATCTGATTTTATGGACTTGAAAGTGAGAGGACCCGTGGTGAAAACAAAGCCAGATGATGAAGTGAACAGAAACAACTACACGAACCCTTCTTCTTATAATGCCTCGTCTAGCTCTGGGACTATAGACAACTCAAATGCTTACTCATCAGGGGCTTCATCAGCTGCTGCGGTTTCTTCTTTCAGCAGTACTATTTAG